The proteins below come from a single Zhouia spongiae genomic window:
- a CDS encoding methylmalonyl-CoA mutase subunit beta, whose translation MNKKLFNEFSEVTSKEWKQKIQFDLKGADYNETLIWHTPEGINVKPFYHSEDLNQTSTTPGKATSRWNIGQRIYAGNELLANRKAIDVLNRGAESLMFCIPSDNTDINTLLQDIDFSSVPLYFEFEFLSVNYIKKLKDFFAGKNARIYLNIDIIGTLARTGNWYQNLSEDFNSLGEISSLNQKRVFESTLSIDLSLYQNAGANIVQQLAYSIAHACEYLNRFPDIHLTFNVSVGSNYFFEIAKLKALRVLWSSLVPEFNNQSAPHIIATPSKRNKTLYDYNVNMLRTTTECMSAILGGADAVFNSPYDSIYHKDNEFADRIARNQLLILKSESYFDKTGNPTDGSFYIESITDQLAEKGLELFKKIEEAGGFLKQLKNHTIQKKIKEAAENEQNLFNDKEEVLIGTNKYQNPDDRMKNEIELYPFMKKQSGKTLIEPIIEKRLAESLEQERLKTEN comes from the coding sequence ATGAATAAAAAGCTTTTTAATGAGTTTAGTGAGGTAACTTCTAAAGAGTGGAAACAAAAAATACAGTTTGATCTTAAAGGTGCGGATTATAATGAAACCTTAATCTGGCATACCCCTGAAGGCATTAATGTAAAACCCTTCTATCATTCCGAAGATCTGAATCAAACATCAACCACTCCCGGTAAAGCTACTTCTCGATGGAATATTGGTCAACGTATTTACGCAGGCAATGAACTGTTAGCTAATAGAAAAGCTATAGATGTATTGAACAGAGGTGCCGAAAGTTTAATGTTTTGCATCCCTTCGGATAACACTGATATTAATACGCTTCTGCAAGATATAGACTTCTCCTCCGTTCCCCTGTACTTCGAATTTGAGTTCTTATCCGTGAACTACATTAAAAAATTAAAAGATTTTTTTGCAGGTAAGAATGCACGGATATATTTAAACATTGATATTATCGGGACTTTAGCGCGGACAGGGAATTGGTATCAAAACCTGAGTGAAGATTTTAATTCACTCGGAGAAATCAGCTCTCTTAATCAAAAAAGGGTTTTTGAAAGCACGCTGAGTATCGACCTTTCTCTATATCAGAATGCCGGCGCAAACATAGTTCAGCAATTAGCCTACAGTATAGCACATGCCTGTGAATATTTAAACCGGTTTCCGGATATTCATTTAACCTTCAATGTATCTGTTGGAAGCAATTACTTCTTTGAAATTGCCAAGCTTAAGGCCCTCAGGGTACTCTGGTCTTCATTAGTTCCGGAATTTAACAACCAATCTGCCCCCCACATAATCGCAACCCCTTCCAAAAGAAATAAAACACTATACGATTACAATGTAAACATGCTGCGTACTACTACAGAGTGTATGAGTGCCATATTGGGAGGAGCTGATGCCGTATTCAATAGCCCGTATGACAGCATATATCACAAGGATAATGAATTTGCCGATCGGATAGCCAGAAATCAATTGCTTATCCTTAAATCGGAAAGCTATTTTGATAAAACAGGAAACCCCACTGATGGCTCTTTTTATATTGAAAGCATTACAGATCAGTTGGCAGAGAAAGGACTCGAATTGTTTAAAAAGATCGAAGAAGCCGGTGGCTTTTTAAAACAACTGAAAAACCATACCATCCAGAAAAAAATAAAAGAAGCTGCTGAAAACGAACAAAACCTGTTCAACGATAAAGAGGAAGTATTAATAGGCACCAATAAATACCAGAATCCTGATGATAGAATGAAAAACGAGATCGAACTGTATCCGTTTATGAAAAAACAATCCGGTAAAACCCTGATCGAACCGATTATTGAAAAGAGACTGGCCGAATCTCTGGAACAGGAAAGGTTAAAGACCGAAAATTAA
- the scpA gene encoding methylmalonyl-CoA mutase, with translation MSRKNIQHIIVKKSSEPKADKGITFQTAEGIQIKETYNADDISNAEHLNFAAGIPPYLRGPYSTMYVRRPWTIRQYAGFSTAEESNAFYRRNLAAGQKGLSVAFDLATHRGYDSDHDRVVGDVGKAGVAIDSVEDMKILFDQIPLDKMSVSMTMNGAVLPIMAFYIVAAEEQGVKHELLSGTIQNDILKEFMVRNTYIYPPKHSMKVIADIFEYTSRYMPKFNSISISGYHMQEAGATADIELAYTLADGLEYIRTGLRAGMKVDDFAPRLSFFWAIGMNHFMEIAKMRAGRMLWARLVKQFSPKNQKSLALRTHCQTSGWSLTEQDPFNNVARTCIEAAAAAFGGTQSLHTNALDEAIALPTDFSARIARNTQLYLQEETKITKTVDPWAGSYYVESLTDEITHKAWKLIEEVEALGGMTKAIEAGIPKMRIEEAAARKQARIDSEQDIIVGVNKYRLKQEDPLQILEVDNQEVRRQQIERINQIKNSRNNEAVQTALDKLTACAKTSNGNLLALAIDAARNRASLGEISDALEKVYGRYKARIQSTSGVYSKEIKDDENFDKARQLADKFAETEGRRPRIMIAKMGQDGHDRGAKVVATGYADLGFDVDIGPLFQTPREAAKQAVENDVHILGVSSLAAGHKTLVPQVIEELQKYGRDDIMVIVGGVIPQQDYQYLFDAGAVAVFGPGTKISEAAIKILEILID, from the coding sequence ATGAGCAGAAAAAATATTCAACATATTATCGTTAAAAAGTCTTCAGAACCTAAAGCTGATAAGGGTATTACATTCCAAACAGCAGAAGGCATTCAGATAAAAGAGACTTATAATGCAGACGATATTAGCAATGCGGAACACTTAAACTTTGCCGCCGGTATCCCTCCATACCTCAGAGGTCCGTACTCAACCATGTATGTCAGAAGACCCTGGACCATCAGGCAGTATGCAGGTTTTTCTACAGCAGAAGAAAGCAATGCATTCTACAGAAGAAATTTAGCTGCAGGTCAAAAAGGACTATCCGTAGCTTTCGATCTTGCTACACATCGGGGATATGACTCAGATCACGACCGTGTAGTAGGTGATGTTGGGAAAGCAGGGGTTGCAATCGATTCGGTAGAAGACATGAAAATACTATTCGATCAGATCCCTCTCGATAAAATGTCCGTTTCAATGACCATGAACGGTGCCGTACTCCCCATAATGGCATTCTATATCGTAGCTGCCGAAGAACAAGGCGTTAAACACGAACTGCTTTCAGGAACTATTCAGAATGACATCCTGAAAGAATTTATGGTCAGAAACACGTATATCTATCCGCCCAAACACTCAATGAAGGTGATAGCCGACATCTTTGAATATACAAGCAGGTATATGCCGAAATTCAACAGTATCAGCATCTCGGGGTACCACATGCAGGAAGCCGGAGCTACTGCCGATATAGAATTGGCCTATACCCTGGCAGACGGTTTGGAATACATCAGAACAGGTCTCAGGGCAGGTATGAAAGTTGACGATTTTGCCCCTCGCCTCTCGTTTTTCTGGGCCATCGGAATGAACCATTTTATGGAAATTGCCAAAATGCGTGCAGGCAGAATGTTATGGGCCAGGCTGGTAAAACAGTTCAGTCCGAAAAATCAAAAGTCTCTGGCATTAAGAACACATTGTCAAACCAGCGGATGGAGTCTAACCGAACAGGATCCATTCAACAATGTGGCAAGAACATGTATTGAAGCTGCCGCTGCTGCCTTTGGAGGCACGCAAAGTCTTCATACAAACGCTCTGGATGAAGCCATCGCCCTACCAACAGACTTTTCAGCCAGAATTGCCAGAAATACGCAGCTCTATCTTCAGGAAGAAACAAAAATCACCAAAACGGTCGACCCGTGGGCCGGCAGCTATTACGTCGAAAGCCTTACTGACGAAATTACTCATAAAGCCTGGAAACTCATCGAGGAAGTAGAAGCCTTAGGCGGAATGACAAAGGCTATCGAAGCGGGAATCCCTAAAATGAGGATTGAAGAAGCCGCTGCCAGAAAACAGGCCCGTATCGACAGCGAACAGGATATCATTGTCGGGGTAAACAAGTACAGGCTCAAACAAGAAGATCCGCTACAGATTTTAGAAGTCGATAACCAGGAAGTTCGAAGACAACAAATCGAACGGATCAATCAAATCAAAAACAGTCGAAATAATGAAGCCGTACAAACGGCCCTCGATAAATTAACCGCATGTGCTAAAACCAGTAATGGAAATTTATTAGCTTTGGCAATAGATGCTGCCAGAAACAGAGCGTCTCTCGGCGAAATCAGTGATGCGCTCGAAAAAGTTTACGGCAGGTATAAAGCAAGAATTCAATCTACCAGCGGCGTGTACAGTAAAGAAATAAAAGACGACGAAAACTTTGATAAGGCACGACAGCTAGCCGACAAGTTTGCCGAAACAGAAGGGCGAAGGCCACGTATAATGATTGCCAAAATGGGACAAGACGGACACGACCGCGGAGCAAAAGTAGTCGCTACCGGTTATGCAGATCTGGGCTTTGATGTCGATATTGGCCCCCTTTTTCAAACCCCCCGGGAAGCTGCAAAACAAGCCGTTGAAAATGACGTACACATACTTGGTGTTTCATCTCTTGCCGCCGGACACAAAACATTGGTTCCTCAGGTAATTGAAGAATTACAGAAATACGGTCGGGATGATATTATGGTAATCGTAGGAGGCGTAATACCTCAGCAGGACTATCAATACCTTTTCGACGCAGGCGCTGTGGCCGTTTTCGGACCAGGCACCAAAATAAGTGAAGCAGCCATCAAAATCCTTGAAATCCTGATAGACTAG
- a CDS encoding nitric-oxide reductase large subunit: MNRERKLWIGFALVMLISFSVLGYYGYQIYQESPPVPKSIITDNNQVIFTEQEIKDGQNIWQSIGGQEVGSVWGHGAYVAPDWTADWLHREALFILNVFAQNDFNTSYEKLNDEQQAALQVRLQNELRPNTYNEASQTITISPVRAEAIKYLSKYYKGLFTDDPEFDQLRKDYAIPKNSIKDDARMHKMNAFFFWATWATVTERPGSDISYTHNWPADELVGNKPTRDLLAWSGVSIILLILCIGIMVFYHVKSGEDENVPAPAEDPLLKQGITPSMKLVKKYFWVVSLLMVLQMLLGIVTAHYGVEGDGFYGIPLDQILPYSVSRTWHTQLAIFWIATAWLATGLYIAPAVSGKDPKFQKFGINFLFIALLIIVLGSMAGQWLGVMQKLDLIDNFWFGHQGYEYVDLGRFWQIFLLIGLFLWLTLMVRPLIPVLKKKTAEKNLIIMFLVSCTAIATFYAAGLMWGRQTNIAIAEYWRWWVVHLWVEGFFEVFATVVIAFLFVRLGLLKTKTATLNVLLATIIFMSGGILGTFHHLYFSGTPTAVMALGATFSALEVVPLTLIGYEAYHNYKLSKATKWLEDYKWPIYFMIAVAFWNFLGAGIFGFIINPPIALYYVQGLNTTPLHGHTALFGVYGMLGIGLMLFVLRSLYRNTQWNNKLLRISFWTLNIGLLAMALLSLLPIGVWQAVESIEHGMWYARSSELMQHPTMNFLKWLRSIGDIIFAIGIVTICWFVFQLTLKNKKN, translated from the coding sequence ATGAACAGAGAACGAAAACTATGGATTGGATTTGCATTGGTAATGCTAATTTCCTTTAGTGTATTGGGCTACTACGGTTATCAGATCTATCAGGAATCTCCCCCCGTACCCAAATCAATTATTACAGACAATAACCAGGTAATATTCACCGAACAAGAAATAAAAGACGGTCAGAATATCTGGCAAAGTATCGGTGGACAGGAAGTAGGTTCCGTCTGGGGACATGGAGCATATGTAGCACCGGACTGGACAGCCGATTGGCTGCATCGTGAAGCGCTTTTTATACTAAATGTCTTTGCCCAGAATGACTTTAATACTTCTTATGAAAAATTAAATGATGAACAGCAGGCAGCACTACAAGTCCGCTTACAGAATGAATTAAGGCCAAACACATACAATGAAGCATCTCAGACAATAACCATATCTCCTGTACGGGCAGAAGCAATAAAATACCTGAGTAAATACTACAAAGGCCTCTTTACCGACGATCCGGAATTCGACCAGCTGAGAAAAGATTACGCCATTCCGAAAAACAGTATCAAAGACGATGCCCGGATGCATAAAATGAATGCCTTTTTCTTTTGGGCTACCTGGGCAACAGTAACAGAACGTCCCGGCAGCGATATTTCATATACACACAACTGGCCCGCAGACGAACTGGTTGGTAATAAACCAACACGCGATCTGCTCGCCTGGTCCGGTGTAAGTATCATTCTATTAATTCTATGTATAGGAATTATGGTCTTCTATCATGTAAAATCGGGCGAAGACGAGAATGTACCGGCACCTGCCGAAGACCCTTTGCTCAAGCAAGGTATAACCCCCTCAATGAAACTCGTAAAAAAATATTTCTGGGTAGTCAGCCTGCTAATGGTATTACAAATGCTATTGGGAATCGTCACTGCTCATTACGGCGTGGAAGGTGACGGATTTTACGGAATTCCGTTAGATCAGATTTTGCCGTATTCAGTATCGCGAACCTGGCATACGCAACTGGCCATTTTCTGGATAGCAACAGCATGGCTGGCAACAGGACTTTACATAGCTCCGGCAGTTTCAGGAAAAGATCCGAAATTTCAAAAATTCGGTATCAATTTCCTCTTTATCGCTTTACTGATTATAGTGCTGGGGTCTATGGCCGGACAATGGCTTGGAGTAATGCAAAAACTCGATCTTATCGATAATTTCTGGTTCGGTCACCAGGGTTATGAATATGTCGATCTGGGAAGATTCTGGCAAATATTCCTGCTTATCGGTTTATTCTTATGGCTTACCTTAATGGTACGTCCGTTAATTCCGGTACTGAAAAAGAAAACTGCCGAAAAGAACCTCATCATCATGTTCCTGGTATCATGTACTGCAATAGCTACATTCTATGCAGCAGGACTCATGTGGGGAAGGCAAACCAATATCGCCATTGCTGAATACTGGAGATGGTGGGTAGTTCACCTCTGGGTAGAAGGCTTCTTCGAAGTATTTGCAACTGTTGTTATTGCTTTTCTCTTTGTTAGATTAGGATTATTAAAAACAAAAACAGCTACCCTGAATGTATTGCTGGCCACCATTATATTCATGTCCGGAGGAATATTAGGAACTTTCCATCACTTGTATTTTTCAGGAACTCCGACTGCGGTAATGGCCTTGGGTGCCACTTTTAGCGCCCTCGAAGTCGTGCCCCTTACCCTGATCGGCTATGAAGCCTACCATAATTATAAATTGTCAAAGGCCACCAAATGGCTCGAAGATTACAAATGGCCTATATACTTTATGATTGCAGTGGCCTTCTGGAACTTCTTAGGAGCAGGGATTTTCGGCTTCATCATCAATCCTCCTATTGCATTATACTACGTACAGGGACTCAACACAACTCCGCTGCACGGACATACTGCTTTATTCGGTGTGTACGGTATGCTCGGAATCGGATTGATGCTCTTCGTCCTCCGAAGCTTGTACAGAAATACGCAATGGAATAACAAATTGTTAAGAATTAGCTTCTGGACCCTCAACATAGGCCTGTTGGCAATGGCCCTTCTCAGTTTATTACCTATAGGGGTGTGGCAGGCCGTAGAAAGTATCGAACACGGAATGTGGTATGCCCGTTCGTCAGAACTTATGCAACACCCGACAATGAACTTTTTAAAATGGTTACGCTCTATAGGCGACATTATTTTCGCCATAGGCATTGTTACCATTTGCTGGTTTGTATTTCAATTAACATTAAAGAATAAAAAAAATTAG
- the ric gene encoding iron-sulfur cluster repair di-iron protein produces METLEKKQIGEFVADDFRTAAVFSKHGIDFCCKGNRTIDEVCSKKGIDKDLLLHSLEEVLNNKSEQSIDYKSWPLDLLIDYIEKKHHRYVEQTTPVLLQFLDKLRKVHGERHPELFEVYELFSGSAGDLAQHMKKEELVLFPFVKKMVKARLTGEAIEMPHFGTVENPIEMMKHEHDNEGERFREIAKITGNYTPPADACNTYRVAFSMLEEFEKDLHLHIHLENNILFPEALKLEHLFSQES; encoded by the coding sequence ATGGAAACACTGGAAAAAAAACAAATTGGAGAATTTGTAGCAGACGATTTCAGAACCGCAGCTGTATTCTCAAAACATGGAATCGATTTTTGCTGTAAGGGAAACAGAACAATCGATGAAGTATGTTCTAAAAAGGGAATCGACAAAGACCTTCTGCTACATAGCCTGGAAGAAGTACTGAACAACAAGTCCGAACAATCTATCGACTACAAATCGTGGCCTTTAGATCTGCTTATAGATTATATAGAGAAAAAGCATCACAGGTATGTAGAACAAACCACCCCCGTACTGTTGCAGTTCCTCGATAAGTTAAGAAAGGTACATGGCGAAAGACACCCTGAACTGTTTGAGGTATATGAATTATTTTCCGGATCCGCAGGAGACCTGGCACAACACATGAAAAAAGAAGAACTTGTTTTATTTCCATTTGTAAAAAAAATGGTAAAAGCACGACTAACCGGAGAGGCGATTGAAATGCCGCACTTCGGAACTGTCGAAAACCCTATTGAAATGATGAAACACGAACATGACAACGAAGGGGAACGATTCAGGGAGATCGCTAAAATAACCGGTAACTATACCCCGCCTGCTGACGCTTGTAATACCTACCGGGTTGCATTCTCGATGCTTGAAGAGTTTGAAAAAGACCTGCACCTCCATATTCATCTGGAAAACAATATTCTTTTTCCGGAAGCACTAAAACTTGAACACCTGTTCTCACAAGAGTCTTGA
- a CDS encoding hemerythrin domain-containing protein, whose protein sequence is MKRTPLKRHKALQPLSREHHHGLLLSWKIRSGFKKGIAPERIKNYADWFYKNYLIPHFKTEEEHIFPVLGIDHKLVERALEDHQELHLLFEQITDLSNVLHRIEQKLDDHIRFEERILFPEIQKTAGDEQMNEIEKIHHAIPFKDNLHDEFWK, encoded by the coding sequence ATGAAACGTACTCCCCTAAAACGGCATAAAGCACTGCAACCCCTAAGCAGAGAACACCATCATGGGCTCCTTCTGTCATGGAAAATAAGAAGTGGCTTTAAAAAAGGAATTGCCCCTGAACGGATTAAAAATTATGCCGACTGGTTTTATAAAAATTATTTAATCCCGCATTTTAAAACAGAAGAAGAACACATATTCCCTGTTCTTGGAATAGATCACAAACTTGTAGAAAGAGCCTTGGAAGACCATCAGGAATTACACTTACTGTTCGAACAAATTACCGATTTAAGCAATGTTCTCCATCGGATTGAGCAAAAACTCGACGATCATATTCGTTTCGAGGAGCGCATTCTTTTTCCGGAAATTCAGAAAACAGCTGGTGATGAGCAAATGAATGAGATAGAAAAAATTCACCATGCAATCCCTTTTAAAGACAATCTGCATGATGAATTTTGGAAATAA
- a CDS encoding alginate export family protein, with product MRLLTTTLLICLFCQVLSAQEFKADLQLRPRFEYRNGFKTLLDDHQGSASLVSQRSRLNFGFKQEQIELKLSLQNIRVWGDVPTLTSTDKNNVMIYEAYGVYNLNDQWSFKLGRQQLSYDNQRILGAVDWAQQGRSHDAFLTTFKPNEKSRLDFAISVSSEAEVLAETPYTLNNFKNMQFLWYHINFNASQLSLLALNTGFEFEDSVTGDLNTQYMQTIGGFYKFKHNSWYGDLGAYGQFGERNDSDVSAWNFSANVYFNISDSWTTGIGGEYLSGTDMGETSGDVNAFNPLFGTNHAFNGFMDYFYVGNHINSVGLTDVYAKIFYKKDKFNVSVQPHLFWSAANMMNGASEADKYLGTEIDVAANYKIHKNIGLAMGYSQMFGTDSMEILKGGDSGNTQNWAWISVNFNPAIFNSKKK from the coding sequence ATGAGGTTATTAACTACTACGTTATTAATATGTTTGTTTTGTCAAGTGTTGTCGGCGCAAGAGTTTAAAGCGGATTTACAGTTAAGACCCCGTTTTGAATACAGAAACGGATTTAAAACATTATTAGACGATCATCAGGGCTCAGCGTCTCTTGTTTCTCAAAGGTCCCGGTTAAATTTTGGTTTTAAACAGGAACAAATTGAGCTAAAACTATCGCTGCAAAATATAAGGGTCTGGGGGGATGTGCCGACTTTAACATCAACCGATAAAAATAATGTGATGATTTACGAGGCTTACGGGGTTTATAATTTAAACGACCAATGGAGTTTTAAGTTGGGTCGCCAGCAGCTTTCGTATGATAATCAGCGGATTTTAGGGGCGGTAGACTGGGCACAACAGGGGCGTTCACATGATGCTTTTTTAACTACTTTCAAGCCGAATGAAAAAAGCCGACTGGATTTTGCAATCTCGGTGAGCTCAGAAGCTGAGGTCCTGGCAGAAACGCCTTATACGCTTAATAACTTTAAGAACATGCAGTTTTTGTGGTATCATATAAATTTTAATGCATCACAATTAAGTTTGCTGGCATTGAATACCGGGTTTGAATTTGAAGATAGTGTAACCGGTGATTTGAATACACAATACATGCAGACCATCGGAGGTTTTTATAAGTTTAAACACAATTCATGGTATGGAGATTTAGGGGCCTATGGACAGTTTGGGGAGCGTAACGACTCAGATGTGAGCGCGTGGAACTTTAGTGCGAATGTATATTTTAATATTTCTGATTCCTGGACAACAGGAATAGGAGGAGAATATCTTTCCGGCACAGACATGGGCGAAACTTCAGGAGACGTTAATGCATTTAACCCGCTTTTTGGTACTAACCACGCTTTTAATGGTTTTATGGATTATTTTTATGTAGGGAACCATATTAATTCGGTAGGGTTAACCGATGTGTATGCCAAAATATTTTATAAAAAGGATAAATTTAATGTATCGGTACAGCCACACCTGTTCTGGTCTGCTGCGAATATGATGAATGGTGCATCAGAAGCAGATAAGTATCTGGGGACTGAAATAGATGTTGCGGCAAACTATAAAATTCATAAGAATATAGGTTTGGCGATGGGATATTCGCAAATGTTCGGAACTGATTCGATGGAAATATTGAAAGGAGGAGACTCCGGAAATACTCAAAACTGGGCGTGGATAAGTGTAAACTTCAATCCTGCCATCTTTAATTCAAAAAAAAAATAA
- a CDS encoding SCO family protein, which translates to MKKAIVILTVLLAFVSCKQSNSGTGADNMVLYECPMHCEGDRLYEEEGSCPVCKMDLERVKPDKTEKLSQAVIPEMSIFNLSSTWTDQNGKAIKFKDLQGDVLVMVMIYTSCKAACPRLVADMRNIEARLSEEAKNHIKMIFVSIDPETDTPARLKSFAKENFMDDAPWMFLRSTEENTREFAAVVAVSYKEISPIDFSHSNIISVFSHNGEMLFQQEGLGVNSDNTVNHINKAVGTLKKEL; encoded by the coding sequence ATGAAAAAAGCAATTGTAATACTTACGGTCTTATTGGCTTTTGTTTCCTGTAAACAATCAAATTCAGGAACGGGGGCAGATAATATGGTACTTTACGAATGCCCGATGCATTGTGAAGGCGATAGGTTGTATGAGGAAGAGGGAAGCTGTCCTGTATGTAAAATGGATCTGGAGCGTGTAAAACCGGACAAAACAGAAAAATTATCCCAAGCTGTGATACCTGAGATGTCTATTTTTAACTTGAGTTCTACCTGGACAGACCAAAACGGGAAAGCAATTAAATTTAAGGATTTACAGGGTGATGTACTTGTCATGGTCATGATTTATACTTCTTGTAAAGCTGCATGCCCGCGCCTGGTAGCTGATATGAGGAATATCGAAGCCCGGTTGTCTGAAGAGGCGAAAAATCATATAAAAATGATCTTTGTCAGCATAGACCCGGAAACCGATACGCCGGCACGTCTTAAAAGCTTTGCCAAAGAAAACTTTATGGATGATGCTCCCTGGATGTTTTTAAGGTCGACTGAAGAGAATACAAGGGAGTTTGCGGCCGTAGTGGCTGTCAGTTATAAAGAAATTTCGCCGATCGATTTTTCACATTCAAATATTATAAGTGTTTTTAGTCATAACGGAGAAATGTTATTTCAGCAAGAAGGTTTAGGGGTAAATTCAGATAACACGGTGAACCATATCAATAAGGCTGTCGGTACATTGAAAAAAGAGTTATAG